Proteins from a genomic interval of Candidatus Cloacimonas sp.:
- a CDS encoding TM1802 family CRISPR-associated protein, with the protein MIPLYQAIGKIVLKTVNFNSLPEKEQKLLIVKQYCNELNNYKWPKKVVNNVVNNVDNNVDNNVDNNVKDDVGRLLELNLDTTKKVCYFSQGTQLIPEKKDELLVFSNYSPNDPSIYAAHISLKPLLQFELYNYVENNFKKIPWKEETRGKEFLNYLKDIQETFFRMENNIISLKYDKLKEDQQKDFPDPENIPELKDKLNEKKDYNKEFQKYLKKYLSTTIKDFVTERQAYALKIDGQFLHQTKYADCYIDVLYHYLFDRHYLDNTKQGYCHICGNESTLPKDIAIKQKFFGTTNPLYFDKVDGNLTHNAFSMCENCNQQVLIGIQYASTKLRTTLLGLKTIVLPEIKFEIDNDEELIDPQKLNMATKLLERIPLDQKRDDINTLNTLLRRLKEFTLLFYNKPSPTSQEFIINGMIKNINLKELIAKTEHLNKMVQDYNLGSLYGKQACLSFEGLRYLILPSKESHPGMDQNDYTVLNKNIISSLGTYIYKRNFQYYDLICRFADIYNRKNNNLKTENKYFLNITPFLMTLYLDHLIKFNQLEGVSIMEQRNLISKLQDERITVYFNSHSQIYENNFFAQGLFILGMYIAAIESEQRKKNIKSTLINRLNLRGIPVQKVKSLMAMVDEMGKVWNIFYDSITENYYRECLQGIENSSLSPEEIVFHILSGRAYSNYLGAMYKLEHPDKTEKNQEEQNDQQ; encoded by the coding sequence ATGATTCCTTTATATCAAGCTATAGGGAAAATAGTATTAAAAACAGTGAATTTTAACTCGCTTCCCGAAAAAGAACAAAAACTATTGATTGTGAAACAGTATTGTAATGAACTGAACAATTATAAATGGCCGAAAAAAGTGGTCAATAATGTGGTCAATAATGTGGACAATAATGTGGACAATAATGTGGACAATAATGTAAAAGATGATGTTGGAAGGTTATTGGAGTTAAACCTTGATACTACTAAAAAGGTATGCTATTTTTCCCAGGGTACTCAATTAATTCCTGAAAAAAAAGATGAACTCTTGGTTTTTTCTAATTATTCTCCAAATGATCCTTCTATCTATGCTGCCCACATATCGTTAAAACCACTACTGCAATTTGAACTATATAATTATGTAGAAAACAACTTCAAAAAAATACCGTGGAAAGAAGAAACTCGGGGAAAGGAGTTCTTAAACTATCTCAAAGATATACAAGAGACATTTTTCAGAATGGAAAATAATATTATCTCACTTAAATATGATAAGCTTAAAGAAGACCAACAAAAGGATTTTCCTGATCCTGAGAATATACCTGAACTTAAAGATAAGCTGAATGAAAAAAAGGACTACAACAAAGAATTTCAAAAATACTTAAAAAAATATCTTTCTACTACTATAAAAGATTTTGTTACAGAAAGACAAGCTTATGCTTTAAAGATTGATGGTCAATTTTTGCATCAAACGAAGTATGCCGATTGTTATATTGATGTTTTGTATCATTACCTTTTTGACAGACATTATTTAGATAACACAAAACAGGGCTATTGTCATATCTGTGGAAATGAATCTACCTTACCTAAAGACATAGCTATTAAACAGAAATTTTTTGGAACTACTAACCCTCTTTATTTTGATAAAGTAGACGGAAATTTAACTCACAATGCTTTTTCAATGTGCGAAAATTGCAATCAGCAAGTTTTAATAGGAATTCAATATGCATCTACAAAGTTGAGAACAACCTTACTTGGTTTGAAAACTATAGTCCTACCCGAAATTAAGTTTGAAATTGATAATGATGAAGAACTAATTGATCCTCAAAAACTTAATATGGCTACAAAGCTTCTGGAGCGAATACCCTTAGATCAAAAAAGGGATGATATTAATACTCTTAATACACTTCTCAGAAGGTTAAAAGAATTTACTTTGCTTTTTTATAACAAACCAAGCCCTACTTCACAAGAATTTATCATTAATGGTATGATTAAAAACATCAATCTAAAGGAATTAATCGCTAAAACTGAACACTTGAATAAAATGGTTCAGGATTATAACTTAGGTTCTTTATATGGTAAACAGGCATGTTTATCTTTTGAAGGGCTTAGATATTTAATTCTACCTTCAAAAGAATCTCATCCAGGTATGGATCAAAATGATTATACTGTATTGAATAAAAACATTATCAGTTCTTTAGGGACATACATATATAAAAGGAACTTTCAATATTATGATCTTATCTGTAGGTTTGCTGATATTTATAATCGGAAAAACAATAATTTGAAAACCGAGAATAAGTATTTTTTAAATATAACCCCCTTTCTTATGACCCTATATTTAGATCACTTAATAAAATTTAATCAATTAGAAGGAGTATCAATTATGGAACAGCGTAATTTAATTTCAAAGCTGCAGGATGAAAGAATCACTGTATATTTTAACTCTCATTCCCAAATTTATGAAAACAACTTCTTTGCTCAAGGACTTTTCATATTGGGTATGTATATTGCCGCGATAGAATCCGAACAGAGAAAAAAGAATATCAAAAGCACTTTAATTAATAGATTGAATCTGCGTGGTATTCCTGTTCAAAAAGTTAAGTCCTTGATGGCTATGGTTGATGAAATGGGTAAGGTTTGGAATATATTTTATGATTCTATAACTGAAAATTATTACAGAGAATGTTTGCAAGGTATAGAGAACTCTTCTCTATCACCGGAAGAAATTGTCTTTCACATTTTAAGTGGCAGGGCTTATTCAAATTATTTAGGTGCTATGTATAAATTAGAACATCCAGATAAAACTGAAAAAAATCAGGAGGAACAAAATGATCAACAATAA
- the cas7b gene encoding type I-B CRISPR-associated protein Cas7/Csh2, whose translation MINNNSEILFLYDAQMCNPNGDMDNENKPRMDYDTFINLVSDVRLKRYIRDYFEDIKGEEIFISNKAKDAKERNSQIKAIKKGHIDLIDVRLFGAVTTEEDKGGHFTGPVQFNWGYSLHPVEMVDSSTITSSFSGGQGIGKDYRLYYSLIAFSGSINANTAKETNLSETDLQLLDEAMLNSIPLARTRTKIGQYPRLYLRIELKDKDKFLKDLRSMIKVTSQNSNIAQNLRLIRKPEDYELNINPLIEYLNQNRELISCINYWKDEQISIPEFDKIFIQENWKKPLSLK comes from the coding sequence ATGATCAACAATAACTCAGAAATCCTATTTCTTTACGATGCACAAATGTGCAATCCTAATGGTGATATGGACAATGAAAACAAACCTCGTATGGATTATGATACTTTCATAAACCTTGTTTCCGATGTCCGCTTAAAACGCTATATTAGAGATTATTTTGAGGATATCAAAGGGGAGGAAATTTTTATTTCCAATAAAGCCAAAGATGCTAAAGAACGCAATAGCCAAATTAAAGCAATCAAGAAAGGACATATTGATTTGATTGATGTTCGTCTATTCGGAGCTGTAACTACAGAAGAGGATAAGGGTGGACATTTTACAGGACCGGTTCAATTTAACTGGGGTTATTCCTTACATCCTGTTGAAATGGTTGATAGTTCAACGATCACTTCCAGTTTTTCAGGTGGTCAAGGTATTGGTAAAGATTATCGTTTATATTATTCCCTAATTGCCTTTTCCGGAAGTATAAATGCCAATACTGCAAAAGAAACAAATCTTTCCGAAACAGACCTGCAACTTTTAGATGAGGCAATGCTTAATTCCATTCCTCTTGCCAGAACCAGAACTAAAATTGGACAATACCCACGTTTGTATTTGCGGATAGAATTGAAGGACAAAGATAAATTTTTAAAGGACTTACGCAGTATGATTAAGGTAACTTCTCAGAATTCTAATATAGCACAAAATCTTCGTCTTATCCGAAAACCGGAAGATTATGAATTAAACATCAACCCCTTAATAGAATATTTAAATCAAAACAGAGAATTGATTTCCTGCATTAATTACTGGAAAGATGAACAGATATCAATTCCTGAGTTTGATAAAATTTTTATCCAAGAGAACTGGAAAAAACCGCTTTCCCTTAAATGA